A single window of Archangium gephyra DNA harbors:
- a CDS encoding M1 family metallopeptidase, giving the protein MRGRLCLLLGGLLLLAGCHRSTRSDEAASDCRHSESLCGRGTACAANGQCLADCRENLAEACGPGLLCNQGTGACVAAQQLDCNEVPGLCWENQVCDEPTGYCREASIDTELAYDVQLYDYTLHVDTAASTFSGQVSIFLVATRGGTATLTLDVGKTVEVPVAGGTAPYTPYTVTSVKSRSGAALAFTQDSTAGTLTVTFGTPLEAHTSEVLTVAYHGPLNPISDRSHDLYFTGLMRREGKLGHSLVQTFGWPHHTRRWLPSHDHPRDIARAIARVSIDNGHPVQANGVLVQESEGTPRRRTFLLRQPVPTYALNFIASDYTRVPIGNVEGVQVEAYMYPVAAESAVPPLWWTGTLGAMKYLNEALGPFPFERYAMMQVPSALGGMEHATVVSIADTRTEGPDEEGHGNKLVIHEMLHHWWGDSAHQASWEEFWLNESLSSFYTAEALGVLGGRSAFQAELDRMKAAIFKAPARYDDDALRWSRHPEEVPGETTKASFGAPYVKGPWVWQMIRLQLGESAFAAFMKKFYAATRFKPYSTAQLLALLNAESAVDFTPFFKEWVYGRGWPKLASTWSYDSARRVIRLTVRQTQDVARYGSYTFSGPLALKYAFDDADAATASCTGEVTFTGGALESTVDIPCARAPTTMNQPFTRDLLVELVP; this is encoded by the coding sequence AGCACGAGGTCCGACGAGGCCGCCTCCGACTGCCGGCACTCCGAGTCCCTCTGCGGCAGAGGCACCGCTTGCGCCGCCAATGGCCAGTGCCTGGCGGACTGCCGGGAGAACCTCGCCGAGGCCTGTGGCCCGGGACTGCTCTGCAACCAGGGCACCGGGGCGTGCGTGGCCGCCCAGCAGCTCGACTGCAACGAGGTACCCGGCCTCTGCTGGGAGAATCAGGTCTGCGACGAGCCCACCGGCTACTGCCGCGAGGCCTCCATCGACACCGAGCTGGCCTATGACGTCCAGCTCTACGACTACACGCTGCACGTCGACACCGCCGCGAGCACCTTCTCCGGCCAGGTGAGCATCTTCCTCGTGGCCACGCGTGGCGGCACGGCCACCCTCACGCTCGACGTGGGCAAGACGGTGGAGGTCCCCGTCGCGGGAGGCACGGCGCCGTACACGCCGTACACGGTCACCTCGGTGAAGAGCCGCTCCGGTGCCGCGCTGGCCTTCACCCAGGACTCCACCGCGGGCACCCTCACCGTGACGTTCGGGACACCCCTCGAGGCCCACACCTCCGAGGTCCTCACGGTGGCCTATCACGGGCCGCTCAACCCCATCTCGGACAGGAGCCACGACCTCTACTTCACGGGCCTCATGAGACGGGAGGGCAAGCTGGGGCACTCGCTCGTGCAGACCTTCGGGTGGCCCCACCACACGCGCCGCTGGCTTCCCAGCCATGACCATCCTCGCGACATCGCTCGCGCCATCGCCCGCGTCAGCATCGACAACGGCCACCCCGTCCAGGCCAACGGCGTGCTCGTCCAGGAGTCCGAGGGCACTCCCCGCCGCCGCACCTTCCTCCTGCGCCAGCCGGTGCCCACATATGCCCTGAACTTCATCGCCTCGGACTACACCCGCGTCCCGATCGGCAACGTGGAGGGTGTCCAAGTGGAGGCGTACATGTATCCGGTGGCCGCGGAGAGCGCGGTTCCCCCGCTCTGGTGGACCGGGACGCTCGGGGCCATGAAGTACCTCAACGAGGCGCTCGGGCCCTTCCCCTTCGAGCGCTACGCGATGATGCAGGTACCCTCAGCGCTGGGCGGCATGGAGCACGCCACGGTGGTGTCCATCGCCGACACCCGCACCGAGGGCCCGGACGAGGAGGGCCACGGGAACAAGCTCGTCATCCACGAGATGCTCCACCACTGGTGGGGGGACAGCGCCCACCAGGCGAGCTGGGAGGAGTTCTGGCTCAACGAGAGCCTCTCGTCCTTCTACACCGCCGAGGCGCTCGGCGTGCTCGGGGGCAGGAGCGCCTTCCAGGCGGAGCTGGACCGGATGAAGGCGGCGATCTTCAAGGCGCCCGCCCGCTACGATGACGACGCGCTCCGCTGGTCACGCCACCCCGAGGAGGTGCCCGGTGAGACCACGAAGGCCTCCTTCGGCGCGCCCTACGTCAAGGGCCCCTGGGTCTGGCAGATGATCCGCCTCCAGCTCGGTGAGTCCGCCTTCGCCGCGTTCATGAAGAAGTTCTACGCAGCCACGCGCTTCAAGCCCTACAGCACCGCCCAGCTGCTCGCCCTGCTCAACGCCGAGAGCGCGGTGGACTTCACGCCCTTCTTCAAGGAGTGGGTGTACGGCAGGGGCTGGCCCAAGCTCGCGAGCACCTGGAGCTACGACAGTGCCCGCCGGGTCATCCGCCTCACGGTCCGGCAGACCCAGGACGTGGCGCGGTACGGCAGCTACACCTTCAGCGGACCCCTGGCGCTGAAGTACGCCTTCGACGATGCGGACGCGGCGACGGCCTCCTGCACCGGCGAGGTGACCTTCACCGGGGGCGCGCTCGAGTCCACGGTGGACATCCCGTGCGCCCGAGCGCCCACCACGATGAATCAGCCCTTCACCCGGGACCTGCTCGTCGAGCTCGTCCCGTAG